The Candidatus Methanoplasma cognatum genome contains a region encoding:
- a CDS encoding phenylalanine--tRNA ligase subunit alpha, translating into MDIPDIVEGLSYNERKLLIALDVFKGAASPADLMKAGEFGLEVEIMGAASWLESKGLVRIEEEVRKFFELSDKEVVEKGLPERRALSIIGASGGKLDMNILSEKMPGGEDKIAVGWLKRKGLADIVPQDGTKFLVLTDEGRSAAGSKMDYEVLIERMATSPIHESEADPKIVGDLKGRQGLIRDKIVTKRTIRVTDEGIKAVSLGIELKEEVTDVTDRLIQSGGWENVKFRKYDVGTFAPTIAPAKKHPLTRLGDEIRMLFTNMGFTEMSSEYVQPAFWNLDALFTPQDHPARDLQDTFYLDIPDRIDLEDEDLVRKVKDIHERGGNTGSTGWGGSWSREKAEAALLRTHSTVSSIRYIAEHPDTPQKAFSISRIFRNESIDSTHLPEFTQIEGIVIDENGNFDMLISMIKEFYARMGFDQVRIRPAYFPYTEPSLEVEVFFNGKWMELGGAGIFRPEVVEPFGVSHPVLAWGFGFERLAMLKWGIRDIRDLYISDIDDLKRNTVF; encoded by the coding sequence ATGGATATTCCAGACATCGTGGAAGGACTGAGCTATAATGAGAGGAAGCTTCTGATAGCGCTTGATGTTTTCAAAGGGGCGGCCTCTCCGGCGGACCTGATGAAAGCAGGGGAGTTCGGCCTCGAGGTGGAGATAATGGGCGCCGCGTCGTGGCTGGAATCGAAAGGCCTGGTAAGAATAGAGGAAGAGGTCCGGAAATTCTTTGAGCTGTCCGACAAAGAGGTAGTCGAAAAGGGGCTGCCAGAGAGGCGCGCCCTGTCGATCATCGGCGCATCCGGCGGAAAGCTGGATATGAACATCCTGTCAGAAAAGATGCCCGGCGGCGAGGATAAGATCGCCGTAGGGTGGCTGAAGAGAAAAGGTCTAGCCGACATAGTCCCGCAGGACGGGACCAAGTTTCTGGTACTCACCGACGAAGGCAGATCGGCGGCCGGGTCTAAAATGGACTATGAGGTCCTGATCGAGAGGATGGCGACGTCGCCTATCCATGAGAGCGAGGCCGATCCTAAGATCGTCGGGGACCTAAAGGGGAGGCAGGGGCTCATCAGGGACAAGATAGTCACAAAGAGAACGATAAGGGTCACAGACGAAGGCATAAAGGCGGTCTCATTGGGAATAGAACTGAAGGAAGAGGTCACGGACGTGACCGACCGCCTGATCCAAAGCGGCGGCTGGGAGAACGTCAAATTCAGAAAGTATGACGTGGGAACATTCGCCCCTACGATAGCCCCCGCAAAGAAGCATCCCCTGACTAGGCTGGGCGATGAGATAAGGATGTTATTCACCAATATGGGGTTCACCGAGATGTCCTCTGAGTACGTGCAGCCTGCGTTCTGGAACCTTGATGCGCTGTTCACCCCGCAGGACCATCCCGCGAGGGACCTTCAGGATACGTTCTATCTTGATATCCCAGACAGGATAGACCTTGAGGACGAGGACCTCGTGCGGAAAGTTAAGGACATACACGAAAGGGGCGGGAACACAGGGTCCACGGGATGGGGAGGCTCGTGGTCAAGAGAGAAAGCGGAGGCGGCTTTACTCAGAACACACAGCACGGTCAGTAGCATAAGATACATCGCCGAGCACCCGGACACGCCTCAGAAAGCATTCTCCATATCCAGGATATTCAGGAACGAATCGATAGACTCCACCCACCTTCCGGAGTTTACCCAGATAGAGGGGATCGTGATCGATGAGAACGGCAATTTCGATATGCTTATATCGATGATAAAAGAGTTCTACGCAAGGATGGGATTCGATCAGGTAAGGATAAGGCCGGCATATTTCCCGTATACGGAACCGTCCCTTGAAGTGGAGGTGTTCTTCAACGGAAAGTGGATGGAGCTGGGAGGCGCAGGAATATTCAGGCCGGAGGTCGTGGAACCGTTCGGCGTGAGCCACCCTGTGCTTGCCTGGGGATTCGGGTTTGAGAGGCTGGCTATGCTGAAGTGGGGCATCCGCGACATACGGGATCTGTACATCTCTGACATTGATGATCTCAAAAGGAACACGGTGTTCTGA
- a CDS encoding tryptophan--tRNA ligase: protein MADDFKVTPWEVSGDIDYDLLMERFGTTPIDEPLLKRIGGYGELHPMLRRGIFYTHRDFGKLLDEYDKGNKFILYTGRGPSGHTHLGHVMPWILNKWIQDVFKVDMLFQMTDDEKFLFKDLTLKDTRSLAYENALDFIALGFDPERTKIILDTENIGTLYPIALKVSKKVTFSTAKAVFGFDNSTNIGSIFFTTIQAAPAFLPTEREGRQVPCLIPCGIDQDPHFRVARDVAPGLNYPKPTMLYCKMFPGLGGGDKMSSSDEYGTIYTTDAPKDVKKKVGRAFTGGCVSVEEQKEKGGNPEVCAVFKYNYFLFEGSDEKINELADKCRRGEILCGECKQMLTEKINVFLEKHQAKREEAKEVVGSMTFDGFKW from the coding sequence ATGGCAGATGATTTCAAGGTAACGCCCTGGGAGGTAAGCGGAGACATAGACTACGATCTCCTGATGGAGAGGTTCGGCACCACGCCCATCGACGAACCGCTGCTGAAAAGGATCGGCGGATATGGTGAACTCCATCCTATGCTGAGGAGAGGGATATTCTATACCCACAGGGACTTCGGAAAGCTGCTGGACGAGTACGACAAAGGCAACAAATTCATCCTCTATACGGGCAGAGGTCCGTCCGGGCACACACATCTCGGGCACGTCATGCCGTGGATACTCAACAAGTGGATACAGGACGTTTTCAAAGTGGATATGCTGTTCCAGATGACCGACGACGAGAAGTTCCTGTTCAAGGACCTCACGCTGAAAGATACCAGGTCCCTCGCATACGAGAACGCGCTGGACTTCATCGCGCTTGGGTTCGATCCGGAAAGGACGAAGATCATCCTGGACACAGAGAACATAGGCACCCTCTATCCGATAGCCCTCAAAGTATCCAAGAAGGTCACGTTCTCCACCGCCAAAGCAGTGTTCGGGTTCGACAATTCGACCAACATAGGATCGATATTCTTCACCACAATCCAGGCCGCGCCCGCATTCCTTCCGACGGAGAGAGAGGGGAGACAAGTACCCTGCCTGATACCCTGCGGGATCGACCAGGACCCGCACTTCAGGGTGGCGAGGGATGTGGCGCCCGGCCTCAACTATCCGAAGCCCACCATGCTCTACTGCAAGATGTTCCCAGGCCTAGGAGGCGGGGACAAGATGTCGTCATCCGACGAATACGGTACGATATACACAACGGACGCCCCCAAGGATGTGAAGAAGAAGGTCGGAAGGGCGTTCACGGGAGGATGCGTGTCCGTAGAGGAGCAGAAGGAGAAAGGCGGGAACCCGGAGGTCTGTGCAGTGTTCAAGTACAACTACTTCCTTTTCGAAGGAAGCGATGAGAAGATAAACGAACTCGCAGACAAATGCAGAAGAGGCGAGATACTCTGCGGAGAGTGCAAACAGATGCTCACGGAGAAGATCAACGTCTTCCTTGAGAAACATCAGGCCAAGAGAGAAGAGGCAAAAGAAGTGGTCGGCAGCATGACGTTCGACGGATTCAAATGGTGA
- a CDS encoding D-aminoacyl-tRNA deacylase: protein MTGKKRLLVCSETDIPSVNMKTQLLKKREWEEIGRFGSDHFIACGDMVMMTTPDFHIRLEDLDRRIEDASLDIGEVVFMSRHSAKSGEASLTVHPIGNYHDNKFGGKERTLVRSNPALMTDALRRISAYNDLAGFRVCFEVTHHGPWLERPTFFIEIGSDERNWGNERAADILTDALLGMEQNDYDTAVGVAGGHYAPRFTEVALKFKINFGHMLPNYHMEGRDDEDIVRMVKDACTASDTKLVYLHRKSLKGSEERRLSELIASAGSELISSSDLETISGS from the coding sequence ATGACCGGAAAAAAGAGGCTGCTTGTGTGCAGCGAGACCGACATACCGTCTGTGAACATGAAGACCCAGCTTCTTAAGAAAAGGGAATGGGAGGAGATCGGGAGATTCGGCAGTGACCATTTCATCGCCTGCGGCGATATGGTGATGATGACAACTCCGGACTTCCACATCCGTTTAGAGGACCTTGACAGAAGGATCGAGGATGCTTCCTTAGATATCGGCGAGGTAGTGTTCATGTCCAGACATTCGGCGAAAAGCGGAGAGGCCTCGCTTACCGTGCACCCCATCGGCAACTATCATGATAACAAGTTCGGAGGAAAGGAGAGAACGCTTGTCAGATCAAACCCCGCCCTTATGACCGACGCGCTGAGAAGGATATCCGCATACAATGACCTGGCCGGTTTCAGAGTTTGTTTCGAAGTGACGCACCACGGGCCGTGGCTTGAGAGGCCGACATTCTTCATCGAGATAGGGAGCGATGAGAGGAATTGGGGGAACGAGAGGGCGGCGGACATACTCACCGATGCTCTTCTGGGTATGGAACAGAATGATTACGATACGGCTGTCGGCGTCGCCGGCGGTCACTATGCGCCGAGGTTCACGGAGGTTGCGCTGAAATTCAAGATAAACTTCGGCCACATGCTTCCCAATTATCACATGGAAGGCAGGGACGACGAGGACATAGTCAGAATGGTGAAGGACGCCTGCACAGCGTCGGACACAAAGCTGGTGTACCTGCACAGAAAATCCCTGAAAGGGTCGGAGGAGAGGAGGCTGTCCGAACTGATAGCGTCGGCGGGATCAGAGCTGATATCGTCGTCCGACCTGGAGACCATCAGCGGGAGCTGA